The following coding sequences lie in one Chelonia mydas isolate rCheMyd1 unplaced genomic scaffold, rCheMyd1.pri.v2 scaffold_48_arrow_ctg1, whole genome shotgun sequence genomic window:
- the LOC119564990 gene encoding olfactory receptor 1052-like, which translates to MDLGNDTTVAEFILAGFTDHPELQVALFLIFLVIYVLTLLGNFGMIALIWTDSRFHTPMYLLLSNLSLVDLGYSSSIAPRVLVSLSRESKAISYAGCAAQLYFFLAFATTESFLLAVMAYDRYVAICNPLLYTVTISKRSCVWLLASSYMAGVANATVFTSCTFQLSFCGPNVIDHYFCDVLPLMRLSCTDTHTNEMLLSIFAGSIQLTTILIILFSYLYVTAAILRIRSSEGRRKAFSTCTSHLTAIAIFYGTTCFTYLQPSSTSSLERDQVISVFYTVVIPMLNPLIYSLRNKEVKDAMGRMLERRKFSQQL; encoded by the coding sequence ggaaatgacACTACCGTGGCTGAATTCATCCTTGCAGGATTCACTGACCATCCAGAACTGCAGGTTGCCCTCTTCCTCATATTTCTGGTGATCTATGTTCTCACCTTGCTGGGGAATTTTGGGATGATTGCCCTAATCTGGACGGACTCCCGATTTCACACCCCCATGTATCTCTTGCTCAGCAACTTGTCACTCGTTGACCTTGGCTACTCCTCATCCATCGCCCCCAGGGTGCTGGTGAGCCTCTCAAGGGAGAGTAAGGCCATTTCCTACGCTGGATGTGCTGCACAGCTGTACTTTTTTCTTGCCTTTGCCACTACTGAGTCTTTCCTCCTTGCGGTGATGGCCTATGACCGTTATGTGGCCATCTGTAATCCACTGCTCTATACGGTCACCATATCCAAGAGGTCCTGCGTCTGGCTCTTGGCTAGCTCCTACATGGCTGGGGTTGCAAATGCAACAGTGTTTACCAGCTGCACCTTTCAGCTGTCCTTCTGTGGGCCCAATGTAATCGATCATTACTTTTGTGATGTCCTTCCGCTCATGCGGCTCTCCTGCACCGACACTCACACCAATGAAATGCTGCTCTCTATCTTTGCTGGTTCCATACAACTGACTACCATACTGATCATCCTCTTCTCGTATCTGTATGTTACTGCTGCCATACTGAGGATCCGCTCCTCCGAGGGCAGGcgcaaagccttctccacctgcacctCCCACCTGACAGCCATAGCTATATTCTATGGGACAACGTGCTTTACCTACTTGCAACCCAGTTCCACCTCCTCACTGGAGCGGGACCAGGTGATCTCTGTGTTCTACACAGTGGTGATCCCCATGCTGAACCCCCTgatctacagcctgaggaacaaggaggtgAAGGACGCCATGGGGAGAATGTTAGAGAGAAGAAAGTTCTCTCAGCAGCTTTGA